In Zingiber officinale cultivar Zhangliang chromosome 3B, Zo_v1.1, whole genome shotgun sequence, a single window of DNA contains:
- the LOC121967617 gene encoding phospholipase D delta-like: MDSTPDQRVLLHGDLDLQIISARNLPNMDLFSERLRRCFGCCGLPFPRSANGVDRSHRSKIITSDPYTTVCICGATVARTRVIPNSQEPVWSERFRIPLAHHADRVEFQVKDNDVFGAEVIGTASVSAALVATGRPFEGWLPIIGSSGFPPKPDSALYVSFLFTPVENNPIYSHSIPCDPKQLGVRDTYFHVRKGGKLTLYQDAHVKEGELPEIKLDGGTVFKQEKCWEDICHAIIEAHHLIYIVGWSLYHKVKLVREPTRPLPEAGNLTLGDLLKYKSQEGVRVCLLIWDDKTSHDRLFFTSGGLMQTHDEETRKFFRHSSVVCVLSPRYASGKLSLVKQQIVGTLFTHHQKCVLVDTEASLSTRKITAFIGGLDLCDGRYDTPSHRLFQDLESVYLDDCHNPSINIQGKGPRQPWHDLHCKIEGPAAYDVLTNFEQRWHRATRLHAFAKKFAKGGDWHDDSLLKIDRISWILSPQDPEPYGDPNLKVSSERDPENWHIQVFRSIDSGSVKGFPQSVHDAQMVNLVCGKNLMIDKSIHTAYVRAIRSAQHFIYIENQYFLGSSYGWPSYENSGADNLIPMELALKIASKIRAREQFAVYIVIPMWPEGVPTSNSVQEILFWQAQTMKMMYRIIAHELKLANSFEAHPQDYLNFYCLGNREPSSYIIPPTMQPSNEVLSTKYRRFMIYVHSKGMVVDDEYVILGSANINQRSMDGSRDTEIAMGAYQPQHTWAGKKLPQGQVHGYRMSLWAEHLGMDAHLNDAHSLECASHIKKPYSLECVKFVNRVAEENWFRYTAEDIIPLRGHLLKYPIQVAADGEVASLPGQETFPDVGGKILGVSTPLPDELTM, from the exons ATGGATTCGACACCGGACCAGCGCGTCCTCCTCCACGGCGACCTCGACCTCCAGATAATAAGCGCCCGTAACCTCCCCAACATGGACCTCTTTTCCGAACGGCTTCGCCGTTGCTTCGGCTGCTGCGGCCTCCCCTTCCCCCGCTCCGCCAATGGCGTCGATCGCTCCCACCGCTCTAAGATCATCACCAGCGACCCGTATACCACCGTATGCATCTGCGGCGCCACTGTCGCTCGCACCCGCGTCATTCCCAACTCCCAGGAGCCCGTGTGGAGCGAGCGCTTCAGAATCCCGCTCGCTCACCACGCTGATCGGGTCGAGTTCCAGGTTAAGGACAATGACGTATTTGGTGCTGAGGTTATAGGGACTGCCTCTGTGTCTGCCGCCCTTGTCGCCACTGGCAGGCCCTTTGAGGGGTGGCTCCCAATCATCGGGTCATCCGGGTTTCCACCGAAGCCAGACTCCGCTCTCTACGTTTCCTTTTTATTTACCCCTGTGGAAAACAATCCAATATACAGTCATAGTATCCCTTGTGATCCAAAACAATTAGGGGTGAGGGACACTTACTTCCATGTGAGAAAAGGCGGAAAACTAACTCTCTACCAGGACGCACATGTTAAGGAGGGAGAGCTCCCTGAGATTAAATTGGACGGAGGGACGGTGTTCAAGCAAGAGAAGTGTTGGGAAGACATATGCCATGCAATCATTGAAGCtcatcatttaatttatattgttggCTGGTCACTCTATCACAAAGTGAAGCTGGTAAGGGAGCCAACTAGGCCATTGCCGGAAGCTGGGAACCTTACTTTGGGGGATTTGCTGAAGTACAAGTCGCAGGAGGGTGTTCGAGTCTGCTTGCTTATTTGGGATGATAAGACTTCACATGATAGGCTCTTCTTCACCAGT GGGGGACTTATGCAAACTCATGACGAAGAAACAAGAAAATTTTTCAGGCATTCATCTGTGGTTTGTGTGTTGTCGCCACGTTATGCAAGTGGAAAGCTTAGTTTGGTCAAGCAACAG ATTGTGGGTACCCTCTTCACACACCACCAAAAATGCGTGCTTGTTGATACTGAGGCTTCTCTGAGTACCAGAAAAATTACAGCTTTTATTGGAGGTCTTGATCTCTGTGATGGACGCTATGATACTCCATCCCATAGACTTTTTCAGGACCTTGAGTCAGTGTATCTTGATGATTGTCACAATCCCTCAATCAAT ATCCAAGGTAAAGGTCCACGGCAGCCATGGCATGATCTACATTGTAAAATTGAAGGGCCTGCTGCTTACGATGTACTTACCAATTTTGAGCAGCGTTGGCACAGAGCAACAAGATTGCATGCTTTTGCAAAAAAATTTGCAAAGGGTGGCGACTGGCATGATGATTCTTTACTAAAGATAGATCGTATCTCTTGGATACTCAGTCCACAAGATCCTGAACCATATGGTGATCCAAATTTGAAGGTTTCAAGTGAACGAGATCCAGAGAATTGGCATATTCAG GTTTTCCGGTCTATTGACTCTGGATCCGTGAAAGGATTTCCTCAATCAGTTCATGATGCACAAATGGTG AATCTTGTATGCGGAAAGAATCTGATGATTGATAAGAGCATCCACACAGCATATGTGAGAGCCATCAGATCTGCACAACACTTCATATACATTGAAAATCAATATTTTCTTGGTTCATCTTATGGTTGGCCATCTTATGAAAATTCAG GTGCTGACAATTTGATACCAATGGAGCTAGCACTGAAGATTGCTAGCAAAATTAGAGCTAGAGAGCAGTTTGCTGTGTATATAGTCATACCCATGTGGCCTGAAGGGGTTCCTACATCTAATTCCGTTCAAGAGATCCTATTTTGGCAG GCCCAAACAATGAAGATGATGTACAGGATCATTGCTCATGAGCTTAAATTAGCAAACTCTTTTGAAGCACATCCACAAGATTATCTTAATTTTTACTGTCTTGGAAATCGAGAACCATCAAGTTATATTATCCCTCCAACTATGCAACCCTCAAATGAA GTCTTGTCGACGAAATATAGACGTTTCATGATTTATGTCCATTCAAAAGGGATGGTAGTGGATGACGAGTATGTGATTTTGGGATCTGCCAACATTAATCAAAGATCAATGGACGGTTCAAGAGACACTGAAATTGCTATGGGGGCATATCAGCCTCAACACACCTGGGCAGGGAAAAAACTTCCACAAGGCCAG GTACACGGATACAGGATGTCATTGTGGGCGGAGCATCTTGGTATGGATGCCCACTTAAATGATGCTCACAGCCTGGAATGTGCTAGCCACATCAAGAAGCCTTACAGTTTGGAATGTGTAAAGTTTGTTAACAGGGTAGCCGAGGAAAACTGGTTCCGATATACTGCTGAAGATATAATTCCATTGAGAGGCCACCTTCTCAAATATCCTATTCAAGTCGCTGCTGATGGTGAAGTGGCGTCGCTTCCTGGGCAAGAAACTTTTCCTGATGTTGGAGGTAAGATTTTAGGAGTATCCACTCCACTCCCCGACGAGCTAACTATGTGA
- the LOC121967615 gene encoding protein LTV1 homolog: MGKKKFIDKKKSATFHLLARDTSDSTAFFSGGQVNDRVFVRVDTNNFQCPGFSGDDDNFGHSDIDEEPDSIFADAVGDHEDDEGCASSLQPPLAAGTSMSSSSKKGELLDHVRREILELGLPDDGYNYLIHMREIKNTGGGSSYFENPKAKLDNMTLDVKAYDASRLQINSEVIDDADKDMMYAVASGTRSVKVQRVVDPDVLRLLDDSDLSRFGSEDEDFEEDFVVKANLPEEEEEQVKHVEEEGEEEVKAGAEEEDVLVADGGLDLQEQEVDGTVTVGGYVNDNFISDEKPRVRRFLDEQFDLLTLREYDNDSDDDDVHYGDAEREVLNSKLHDALKEFALDELEVEGKYKVPGDKKYDHQEKNGGTVVDDPEVIRRCVEYAEKYLNESQDDEEVFVEESSDESEGWDCETIVSTYSNLDNHPGRILAPENLNKKLPRKFPGDLSTKSNVIALRGKEKLPVDYLPNKAKALKVKLPASLIDDKPKRRSRSEESKTEKKERKAAVKEEKRESRRAKKELKGLYKCEGQKAQKVAAISGPSSIHIM; the protein is encoded by the exons ATGGGGAAGAAGAAGTTTATTGATAAGAAGAAGTCGGCTACCTTCCACCTCCTCGCCCGTGACACTTCTGACAGTACTGCATTTTTCTCTGGTGGGCAAGTGAATGATCGTGTTTTTGTCAGGGTAGACACTAACAATTTCCAGTGTCCTGGATTCTCCGGTGACGATGACAACTTTGGCCATTCTGATATAGATGAAGAACCAGATTCCATCTTTGCTGATGCTGTAGGTGATCACGAAGATGATGAGGGGTGTGCAAGCAGCTTGCAGCCACCATTGGCTGCTGGCACTTCCATGTCAAGCTCTTCTAAGAAAGGGGAGCTGCTAGATCATGTCAGGAGGGAGATTTTAGAATTGGGCCTCCCTGATGATGGATACAACTATTTAATCCACATGCGTGAAATTAAGAACACAGGTGGAGGCTCCTCCTACTTTGAGAACCCTAAGGCCAAGCTCGACAATATGACACTTGATGTCAAG GCCTATGATGCTTCAAGGCTTCAGATTAATTCTGAGGTTATTGATGATGCTGAtaaagacatgatgtatgctgTTGCTTCAGGCACGAGATCAGTCAAAGTCCAGAGGGTTGTGGATCCAGATGTTTTGAGATTGCTAGATGACAGTGATTTGTCACGGTTTGGATCAGAGGATGAGGATTTTGAAGAGGACTTTGTGGTCAAAGCAAACCTtcctgaagaagaggaagaacagGTTAAACATGTagaggaagagggagaagaggaggtcaaggctGGTGCTGAAGAAGAGGATGTTTTAGTAGCAGATGGTGGTTTAGATCTACAGGAGCAGGAGGTGGATGGAACAGTTACAGTGGGAGGGTATGTTAATGATAATTTTATAAGTGATGAAAAACCGAGAGTACGCCGCTTTTTGGATGAACAGTTTGATTTG CTTACACTCCGAGAGTATGACAATGatagtgatgatgatgatgttcatTATGGTGATGCTGAACGTGAAGTGCTTAATTCTAAGCTTCATGATGCCCTTAAAGAGTTTGCACTAgacgaattagaagttgagggcaaGTACAAAGTTCCAGGAGATAAAAAGTATGACCATCAAGAGAAAAATGGAGGCACAGTGGTAGATGATCCCGAAGTGATCCGTAGATGTGTTGAGTATGCTGAAAAATACTTAAATGAAAGTCAGGATGATGAAGAAGTCTTTGTTGAGGAAAGTAGTGATGAATCTGAAGGTTGGGACTGTGAGACAATTGTTTCTACTTATTCAAATCTTGACAACCACCCTGGAAGAATTCTGGCTCCTGAAAATCTAAACAAGAAGCTTCCAAGAAAATTTCCTGGagatttaagtacaaaaagtaaTGTGATTGCTCTTCGAGGAAAGGAGAAGCTTCCAGTTGATTATCTACCTAACAAGGCAAAAGCTCTTAAAGTAAAATTGCCAGCATCCTTGATTGATGATAAACCTAAGAGGAGATCACGCAGCGAGGAGTCAAAGACtgaaaagaaggagagaaag GCTGCtgtaaaagaagagaaaagagaatcaCGGAGGGCCAAGAAAGAACTGAAAGGCTTGTACAAATGTGAAGGCCAAAAAGCTCAGAAAGTTGCTGCTATTTCGGGGCCATCTTCCATACACATAAT GTAA
- the LOC121967616 gene encoding pentatricopeptide repeat-containing protein At4g35130, chloroplastic-like, translating into MATALSFHSSASINAHGISSRTYQRKRQSTPSLEPHARLLTGASVSSTGKPRTSRPNQARIARTLLSFITFGRIQEALSLFESTQKPDTFLWNLMIRGCATAELYENAIGLYRRMQAAGVRADHFTFPFVIKSCANVSAFEEGLKVHAKLFRVGLDSDLFICNSLVAMYVKFGFVEDAENVFDEMPVRDDVSWNSLVNGYVSNGEGWKALRCVKQMQERFGSRLDWFGITSALAACCSVGSLKHGKEIHCYVMRNVLELDIKLQTTLLDMYCKTGDLAGAERLFDSMSDRNVVTWNAMVGGYSLNGEPQQAFASAIQMQDNGVDLDVITLVNLLPACAESKSLHRGKSVHAFATRRGLIPHLVLETALVDMYGKCGKVMSSLYLFEKMSDKSLVSWNAMISGYVQNGRNIEALQLFLELQKSPLLPDAFTISTIALAYAKLAWLWQGKQIHSYPLKLGYQSDSVVMNSIICMYAMCGDMNTSRLVFDRLTHKNVASWNMLIMGYGIHGHGETALRLFSDMKECGLKPDQSTFASVLTACSTSGLIDQGWLHFSSMRPEYDMNPEIEHYRCMVDLLGRSGDLEAATNLINKMPLVPTARIWGSLLTASKNNRNIEVAEYAAGKIFQLEHENTGCYILLSSMYADAGKREDAERMMSLMKQEGLEKTTVRSLVELGRRTYSFINGDRLHAQSSRIHEVSSILLNKIGEATYEPGNVFNPTDIVIKKNNSPNRHSVKLAVVFGLMSSPVGIPVLVKKNGTMCNRSHQAIKLISGFNGREIIVGDTKIYHHFINGRCTCGDYW; encoded by the coding sequence ATGGCTACTGCACTCTCGTTCCACAGCAGCGCTTCCATCAACGCTCATGGCATTTCCTCTCGCACATACCAGCGTAAGCGGCAGTCGACGCCTTCACTCGAGCCGCACGCTCGCCTCCTCACCGGTGCGTCGGTTTCCTCCACCGGGAAGCCTCGCACTTCCCGACCAAACCAGGCCCGCATCGCCCGCACGCTTCTGTCCTTCATAACTTTCGGCCGCATTCAGGAAGCCCTCTCTTTGTTCGAGAGCACCCAGAAGCCTGACACCTTCCTGTGGAACCTCATGATCAGAGGCTGCGCCACCGCCGAGCTCTACGAAAATGCCATCGGTTTGTATCGCCGGATGCAGGCCGCGGGCGTGCGGGCGGATCACTTCACCTTCCCCTTCGTCATCAAATCCTGCGCCAATGTCTCCGCTTTCGAGGAAGGGTTGAAGGTTCATGCGAAGTTGTTCAGGGTTGGATTGGATTCTGATCTCTTCATCTGCAATTCTCTTGTGGCCATGTATGTGAAATTTGGGTTTGTTGAAGACGCCGagaatgtgtttgatgaaatgccagTGAGGGATGATGTTTCGTGGAATTCACTAGTTAATGGGTATGTGTCTAATGGAGAAGGATGGAAGGCTTTACGCTGCGTGAAACAGATGCAGGAAAGGTTTGGTAGCAGACTTGACTGGTTTGGGATTACAAGTGCTCTGGCTGCTTGTTGTTCGGTAGGGAGTTTAAAACATGGAAAAGAGATCCATTGTTATGTGATGAGGAATGTGTTGGAGCTTGACATCAAACTCCAGACGACTCTTCTTGACATGTACTGCAAAACTGGAGACTTGGCCGGTGCTGAAAGGTTGTTCGACTCAATGTCTGATAGAAACGTCGTAACTTGGAATGCCATGGTCGGTGGCTACTCCCTGAATGGTGAACCACAACAGGCATTTGCTAGTGCTATACAAATGCAAGACAATGGCGTGGATCTGGATGTAATCACACTGGTAAATCTTTTACCAGCTTGTGCAGAATCTAAAAGCTTGCATCGTGGGAAATCAGTTCATGCATTTGCCACCAGAAGAGGCTTGATTCCTCATTTGGTTCTTGAGACCGCTTTGGTCGATATGTATGGTAAATGTGGAAAAGTAATGTCATCGCTATATCTGTTCGAGAAAATGTCTGATAAAAGCTTGGTGTCATGGAACGCAATGATTTCAGGTTATGTACAAAATGGGAGGAACATTGAGGCACTACAACTGTTTCTTGAACTACAGAAAAGTCCTTTGCTACCAGATGCCTTCACCATCTCAACCATCGCCCTTGCATATGCCAAGCTAGCATGGCTATGGCAAGGGAAGCAAATACACAGCTATCCTCTTAAATTGGGTTATCAAAGCGACTCGGTTGTCATGAATTCCATCATATGTATGTATGCAATGTGTGGTGATATGAATACATCAAGACTAGTGTTTGACAGACTGACGCACAAGAATGTGGCCTCATGGAATATGCTTATAATGGGATATGGAATTCATGGGCATGGGGAAACTGCGCTGAGACTCTTTTCTgacatgaaggaatgtggattgaAGCCTGACCAGAGTACGTTTGCTTCTGTGTTGACTGCTTGCAGCACATCAGGCTTAATCGATCAAGGCTGGTTGCATTTTAGTTCTATGAGACCGGAATATGACATGAATCCAGAGATTGAGCACTATCGATGCATGGTTGATCTCCTTGGACGGTCAGGAGATCTTGAAGCAGCCACAAACTTAATAAACAAAATGCCTCTGGTTCCTACTGCAAGAATATGGGGATCATTATTAACTGCAAGTAAAAACAATAGAAACATAGAAGTAGCAGAGTATGCAGCGGGGAAAATCTTTCAACTGGAACATGAAAACACTGGTTGCTATATCCTGTTGTCAAGCATGTATGCTGATGCAGGGAAACGGGAAGATGCAGAAAGAATGATGTCTCTTATGAAGCAAGAGGGGCTAGAGAAGACAACAGTTAGGAGTTTGGTTGagcttggtcgtcgaacatacAGCTTTATCAATGGTGATAGATTGCATGCTCAAAGCAGCCGGATCCATGAAGTATCAAGCATTCTCTTAAATAAGATTGGCGAAGCTACATATGAGCCTGGTAATGTGTTTAATCCAACAGATAtagtaattaagaaaaataattcacCAAATAGGCATAGTGTAAAGCTAGCAGTTGTATTTGGCCTGATGTCCTCACCAGTTGGCATTCCTGTCTTGGTGAAGAAGAATGGCACAATGTGTAATCGATCTCACCAGGCAATTAAGCTGATATCTGGTTTTAATGGACGAGAAATTATAGTAGGTGACACGAAGATCTATCATCATTTCATTAATGGAAGATGTACTTGTGGTGATTATTGGTGA